GATGAAGTCATGGCCGTTCATCAGGCGCGGGGGCGCCAGCGGATACAGGTAGTAGCCGAGGAGGGCCACCGCCGTCGTCGCGAAAAGCACCATGCGCGTGGCCGCGTACCGTCCCGGATGGCTGCGGAACAGCCAGACCAGGACACCGAGCGTCACCACGAAGTGCAGCGTCGCGTAGTAGTAGTTCATGCCGACGATGAGCCATGTCACCGAGTTCACCGCGTGGTTGACGCTCTGCTCCACGGCGATCCCGAGATGCTGCTCCGCCTGCCAGATCCAGTCGGCGTTCCGCAGGGCCTGGGACTTCTGCTCCGGCACCGCGTTGCGGACCAGGGAGTACGTCCAGTAACTCACCGCGATGAGCAGGATCTCGAACCAGAGCCGAGGGCGCCGGGGCGTGCGGAGGCGACGCAGGAATGCCCGCCCATTGCGGTCTTCTCGCTCGCCCGCGATGGGTGATGTGGTGGGCCGCTGCTGGCCTTCCAGTGTCGTCACAGTCATCTCACCCATAGGCACAGAGTCTGCCAGATACCGACCCTCCGACCGATCATCCCAAGGTCTGGTTCAGGCCGCATTCTCTACGCCCTACGGACGAGTGCGTCCCCGAGGGGAAGAAGCGGTTGAACCTCGAACGACCAGTTCCGGCATGAACACGAATTCGCTGTGCGGAGCGGGAGTGCCACCGATCTCCTCGAGGAGTGTACGCACCGCCGCCTGCCCCATGGCGGGAACGGGCTTACGCACCGTGGTCAGCGGCGGATCGGTGAAAGCGATCAGCGGGGAGTCGTCGAATCCGACCACCGAGATGTCGTCCGGGACCTCGAATCCGCGCTGCCGCGCCGTCCGTATCGCCCCCAGGGCCATCATGTCGCTCGCGCACACGACGGCCGTGCAGCCCCGGTCGAGCAGTGCGGACGCGGCGGCCTGGCCGCCTTCCAGCGTGTACAGCGAGTGCTGGACCAGCTCCGACTCGATCTCCTCGGGAGGCAGTGCCAGCTGGTCCCGCACCGTGCGTACGAAGCCCTCGATCTTCCGCTGTACGGGCACGAACCGCTTGGGACCCAGGGCGAGTCCGATGCGTGTATGACCCAGGGAGACGAGGTGGGTGACCGCGAGGCGCATCGCGGCCCGGTCGTCCGGCGAGATGAAGGGCGCCTGCACCTTGGGGGAGAAGCCGTCGACCAGCACGAACGGCACGCCCTGGGCCCGCAGCTGTTCGTAGCGCTGCATGTCGGCCGAGGTGTCCGCGTGCAGGCCCGAGACGAAGATGATGCCGGAGACCCCGCGGTCCACGAGCATCTCCGTCAGCTCGTCCTCGGTGGAACCGCCCGGCGTCTGGGTGGCGAGGACCGGCGTATACCCCTGCCGGGTCAGGGCCTGCCCGATGACCTGGGCGAGCGCGGGGAATATCGGGTTCTCCAGCTCCGGCGTGATCAGCCCGATCAGGCCCGCGCTGCGCCGGCGCAGCCGCACCGGACGTTCGTAGCCGAGCACGTCGAGTGCGGCAAGCACTGACTGGCGGGTGGCACCGGCGACGCCGGGCTTGCCGTTGAGCACCCGGCTGACCGTCGCCTCGCTGACCCCCGCCTGCGCTGCGATGTCGGCCAGTCGCGCGGTCACAGGATTGGACTGTACCGGTCACATCTCAGGCTGCCCACCAGACCGTTGAATCCGCGGGCAGGATCGTCCCGTCGGTGCCGGACGCCGTCTCGGCGCTCGCCACGAGCACGGTGCCGGGGGAGGGGACCGTGACCGGACCGGCGGTGAGGTTCACCGTGCAGACCACCGAACCCCGCGGGGTCGTACGGCGGAAGGACAGCACGCCCTCGGGGGCGTCGAGCCACTCCACGCCGCGGCCCGCGCCCAGAGCCGGGTGCTCGCGGCGCACGGCAAGCGCGCGGCGGTAGAACTCCAGAGTCGATGCGGGATCGCCCTCCTGCGCCCGCACCGAGAGGTCCTGCCACTCCTCGGGCTGCGGCAGCCAGCTCGGTCCGCCCTCGACGGGACCGAAGCCGAACGGCGCCCGCTCCCCGGACCACGGCAGCGGCACCCGGCACCCGTCCCGCGTCCCGTCCTGCCCCGTGCTGCGGAAGAACGCCGGGTCCTGGCGCACCTCGTCCGGCAGTTCGGTCACCTCGGGCAGACCGAGCTCCTCGCCCTGGTAGATGTACGCCGATCCCGGCAGCGCCAGCATCAGCAGCGTGGCGGCCTTCGCCCGGCGCAGGCCGCGCGCCGCGTCCCCGTCGGCGAAGCGGGTGGAGTGGCGCACGACGTCGTGATTGGAGAGCACCCAGGTGGCGGGCGCCCCCACGGCGTTCATCGCGGCGAGGGAACGGTCGACGACGGCACGCAGCGCCGCCGCGTCCCAACCAGTCGTCAGATACTCGAAGTTGAAGGCCTGGTGCAGCTCGCCCGCGCGCAGGTACCGCGCGCTGCGCTCCACCGTCGGCGTCCACGCCTCGGCCACGGCGATCCGGTCGCCCGGGTACTCGTCGAGGATCCGGCGCCAGTCGCGGTAGATCTCGTGCACGCCGTCCTGGTCGAAGTAGGGGACGGCCTGCTTGCCGAGCAGCTTCACCTGCTCCTCGTGGCCGATGTCGGGCAGGCCCGCCGCCTTCACCAGGCCGTGCGCCACGTCGATGCGGAAACCGTCGATGCCGAGGTCGAGCCAGTAGCGCAGGATGGAGCGGAACTCGTCGTGCACCGCCGGATGTTCCCAGTTGAAGTCGGGCTGCTCGGGCGCGAAGAGATGGAGGTACCACTCGCCGTCCGCGACCCGCGTCCAGGCGGGCCCGCCGAAGACGGACTCCCAGTCGTTGGGCGGCCGCCGGCCGTCGTCGCCCTTGCCGGGCCGGAAGTGGAAGCGCTCGCGCAGCGGCGACCCCGGGCCCTCGCGCAGCGCCCGCTGGAACCACTCGTGCTGGTCCGAGCAGTGGTTGGGCACCACGTCGACGATCACGCGCAGGCCGAGCGCGTGCGCCTCCCGTACGAGGTCGTCGGCGTCCGGCAGTGTGCCGAACATGGGGTCCACCGCGCGGTAGTCGGCCACGTCGTACCCGGCGTCGGCCTGCGGGGACGCGTAGAAGGGGGACAGCCAGACGGCGTCCACGCCGAGCCGTTCCAGGTGGGGCAGGCGGGCCGTGATGCCCGGCAGATCGCCCATGCCGTCGCCGTTCCCGTCGGCGAAGCTGCGCGGATACACCTGGTAGATGACGGCATCACGCCACCACTCGTGGCGCGTGGAGTCGTCGTCCGGGGCGTCTGCGGGAAGGGCGGCGGTGACGTGCTGGGTCATGAGGTCCCTCAGGAGTACGGGGGCGGGCGGCACTCCGTTGAACGCCCCGTGGAAGGCGAAGGTCACGACGATGGCCCCGCCGTGCTCCCCGTCCGGGCCGAAGCCGGAAATTCTACTGGCAGGCAAGTGGAACGTGCGGCGAGTTCGACGACCTCCACCGTTCCGGGTCGTACTGCCGCCGTCTGCTCCCGGGGTGCCCGGCCGCGCGCTAACTTGAGGAGGCAGGCACGAGCCGGCCTGCGCCGTTCCGCGCCGAGGGGCTGTCCCGCGTGAGCGTCAAGGGCAAGGCAGTGAGCACGGTCAGCACGGTCCTCGTGGTCGACGACGTGCCCGCGAGCAGGTACGCGCTCAGCGCCGTCCTGCGCAGGGACGGCCACCGCGTCCTGCTCGCCGCGAGCGCGAGCGAGGCACTCATCGAACTCGACGTGCGGATGCGGGCCGGGGACCTGCCGGACGTGGCCCTCGTCGACGTCGGCCTCCCGGACATGAGCGGCTATGAACTCTGCCGCCGCATCAAGCAGCTGCCGCCCATCGCCGGTCTGCCCGTCGTCCACTTCTCGGCGGCGTCCCGCCCGCCCGCCGACCGGTGCCGGGGGCTCGACGCGGGCGGCGAGTCCTATCTGACGGTGCCCGCCGAACCCGAGGAGATCCAGGCGGTCGTACGGGCCGCCGCGCGCGGGGCACGTACCCGCAGCGACGCCCAGCTGCGTGCCGGACGCCTCGCGTTGCTCGCGGGGACGATCCTGGCCGTGCAGTCCGCGCGCTGTCTCGGCGAGCTGGCGGACGCGGCGGCCACCGGTGCGGAGCGGCTGACCGAATGCCCCGCGACGGTGTTCGTGCTCGGCGTGGGCGGCGAGATCCACCGGGGGCTCTCCCGGCGCGGAGCCGTCGCTTCGCTGCCGGACCACGGTGCGCACGAAGCGGTGGCCCGGCTGATGCGGCGCGTCATGTCGGGGCGTTCGGGCGTGCGCCACACCCTCGTGCCCGCCCCGCTGTGGCCGTCGGGGTTCTTCCGCTCGGTGGGCGCCACCGGACAGTGGGGCGACGGGACGCCGGAGGAGGCCGACCTCGTCCTGGCCCGGCTGCGCGAAGGGCGCACGCTCGTGTGCCTCGCGACGCCCGCGTACCGGGAGGGTCTCCCCGACGAGACGGGGCACCTCGTCGAGCGGCTCGCGCACGCCACCGCGCTGGCCGCGGAACCGCTGGTGATGTACGAGGAGGAGCGCCACGTCGCACTGACCCTGCAACGCAGCTTCCTGCCGTCGAAGTTGCCGGAGCTGCCCGGCACGGACGTCGTCGTCCGCTATGAACCCGCGTCGCGCCAGACGGAGATCGGCGGAGACTTCTACGCGGCGCTGCCGACGCCGGACGGTGTCCTGGCCGGCATCGGTGACGTCGTCGGGCACTCCCTGGAGGCGGCCACCGTGATGGTCGAGATCCGGCACGCGCTGCGCGCGTACTGCGTCGAGGACGCCGACCCCGGCGCGCTCGCCCGACGCCTCGACCGGATGCTGCAGCAGTACTACCCGGGCGTGACGGCCACGATGTGCCTGAGCCTGGTCGATCCGGCCACCGGACACACCCGGATCGCCAACGCGGGGCACATCCCGCCGCTCGTGGTGCGGGACCGCGGCACGGCCGCGTACGTCGACGTGCGGGGGCCGCTGCTCGGCCTCGGTCTCGACCGGCCGCGGCCGAGCGAGATCCGCCTGGGCCGGAACGAACGCCTGCTGATGGTCACGGACGGGCTCATCGAGACGCGGGGCACGGACCTGGCGGTGTCGATGGAGCAGCTGCGGATCGCCGCGGCGGGCGCGCCACGCGGCGTCGCCGACCTGTGCGACACGCTCCTCGCGTGCTTCGGGCACGAACGCGAGGACGACATCGCGCTCCTCGCGCTGCGCAGGAAGAACTGACTCCGCACCGCGCGACACCGTGCGGCACACCGCCAAAAAACCGCCGCAGAGATCTGTACCCACACGCCTACCCGTCAGTACATTGACGCCATGTCTAATACGCAGAGCCGGGAGCCGAAGCCCGTCGCCTCCGAGCACATACCGCTCAAGGCGCGCAAAGTCTCCTTCTCCTGGGAGGACACCCCGCTGCACTGGGTGCCGGGCGACCCCTTCGCCACGCACACGATCAACGTGCTGCATCTGCTGCTCCCCGCGGGCGAACGCTGGTTCGTCCACGTGTACAAGCAGGTCCTGCCGTACATCAGGGACGACCGGCTCCGCGAGGACGTGATCGGCTTCATCGGCCAGGAGGCCATGCACGCGCAGGCCCACGACGAGGTCCTGCCGCACCTCAAGGAGCAGGGCCTGGACCCCACGCCCTACACCGCCCAGGTCGACTGGCTCTTCGAGAAGATGCTCGGTGACCGGACGCTGCCGCCCGGCAAGGCCCGCAAGTGGTGGCTGATGGAGCGCGTCGCGATGATCGCGGCCATCGAGCACTACACCGCCTTCCTCGGCAACTGGGTCCTGAACGCGGCCGAGCTGGACCGCAGGGGCGCCGACCCGACGATGCTGGATCTGCTGCGCTGGCACGGCGCGGAGGAGGTCGAGCACCGCTCCGTCGCCTTCGACCTCTTCATGCACGTCGACGGCAGCTATCGCCGCCGCGCACGCACCTGGGCCACGGCCTTCACCGCCCTGGTCTTCCTCTGGCAGCGCGGCGCACGCTTCTTCATGGAGAACGACCCGACGCTCATCGGCGGCAAGGCGTCGTTCAAGGACTTCTACCAGGGCGGCAAGCAGGGCACGCTGCCCACGACGCCGGACATGATCCGCTCCATCCCCCGCTATCTGAGCCGCGCCTACCACCCCTCCCACGAGGGCAGCACCGCCCAGGCCGTCGCCTACCTCGCCTCCTCCCCGGCGGCCACCGCCGCCGAGACCGCGACGGAATCGCTGCCGAAGGGAGCGCACTGACATGCCCCGCATCCGCACCGTCCTGCTCGTCACGGGCGCCGCCCTGCTCGCCAAGCGGGCCATGCGGCGCCGCATCGACGCCTCACCGCTGTGGCCGCTGCCCGCCCTGGAGGAGCCGGTGTCGGGCCGCCCGCGCTCGCGCGCGCTGCGTCTTCTCGTCACCCGGCACGAGACGGTCGCCGACGGGGTCGTCCAACTGCGCCTGGAGGGCGACCGGTTGCCCGCCTGGAAGCCGGGCGCCCATCTGGACCTGGTCCTTCCCTCGGGGCTCGTCCGCCAGTACTCGCTGTGCGGGGACCCGGAGGACACCTCCTCGTACACCGTCGCCACCCGCCTCATCGGCCCGGAGCAGGGCGGGCGCGGCGGTTCGCGCGAGGTGCACGAGCAGCTCCAGGAGGGCGCGGAGGTCGAGGTGCGCGGCCCGCGCAACCGCTTCCCGCTGGCCGAGGCCGACGCGTACGTCTTCGTGGCGGGCGGCATCGGCATCACCCCGATCCTCCCCATGCTGCGGGAGGTCGAGGCGGCGGGCCGCTCGTGGCGGCTGCTGTACGGGGGCCGCTCCCGGGCCTCGATGCCGTTCCTGGAGGAAGTGGAGAAACTGGCGGGCACGACGGCGGGCCGGGTCACGGTCGTCGCGGAGGACGAGGGCGGACGCCCGGACCTCACCGCCTTCCTCGCGGACCTGGCGCCCTCCGCCGCGGTCCATGTCTGCGGCCCCGAGGGCCTGATGGAGGCGGTCGCGGCGACGCTGCCCGAAGGCGCCGCACTGCACCTGGAGCGCTTCACGCCGCACACCTCCACGGAGGGCAACGGCACCTTCGAGGTGGAACTGCGCCGCAGCGGACGGACCCTCTCCGTGGCCGCGGACACCACGGTCCTGTCCGCGGTGCGCGCGGAGCTGCCCAACACCGCGTACTCCTGCGAGCAGGGATTCTGCGGAACCTGCCAACAGCGCGTCCTGGAAGGGGAGATCGACCACCGGGACGAACTGCTCACGGACGCCGAGCGCGCGGACTCGATGCTCATCTGTGTGTCGAGGGCGGGCGGTGACCGAATCGTCCTGGACATGTGAGACATGTGAACGGTTGGTGCGCACCGGCCCCCTTGGACGGCTGGATCTGCTCGGTAAGGTGTTCGTATGACTACCGGGGTGCGCCGCAGAATGGGTGTCGAGGAGCGGCGGCAGCAATTGATCGGGGTCGCGCTCGACCTGTTCAGCCACCGCTCGCCCGACGACGTGTCGATCGACGAGATAGCAGCGGCCGCGGGCATCTCGCGACCGCTGGTCTACCACTACTTCCCGGGCAAACTCAGCCTGTACGAAGCGGCGTTGCAGCGGGCGGCCGACGACCTCGCCGACCGCTTCGTGGAACCGATGCAAGGCCCGCTGGGGGCGCGCCTGCTGCGGGTGATGGGCCGCTTCCTGGACTTCGTGGACGGCCACGGCCCCGGCTTCTCCGCGCTGATGCGCGGCGGGCCCGCCGTAGGCTCGTCCACCACCAACGCGCTGATCGACTCGGTGCGGCAGGCGGCGTACATCCAGATCCTCGCGCACCTCGGCGTCACCGACCCGCCCGCCAGGCTCGAACTGGTGGTGCGCTCCTGGATCTCGCTCGCCGAGTCCACGGCGCTCATCTGGCTCGACGGACGCCGCATCCCGCGCGCCGAGCTCGAACTGCAGCTCGTGCACGACTTCGCCGCGCTCGCCGCCGTGAGCGCCGCCTACGACGAGGAGATGGCCGCGATCCTGCGCCGCATCCTCGTCGAGGAGCCGCCGGAGGGCCCGTTCGCCGAGCTCATCACCCGCCTGATCGCACTGATGCCGCAGGAGCAGAGCAGTTGACCCACCGCCTGGCCGACGAGAAGGACATCCCCACCCTCGTCGCCCTCTACGACGGTGCCGCGCACTGGATGCGGGCCCGGGGGATCGACCAGTGGAAGCCCGGCGAGAAGGGCGCGGAGCACTTCCGCGGGCGGATCGCCTCGGACGAGGTCTGGCTCGCGTACGACGGCGAGATGGTCGCAGGGGCGTACGAGGTGTGGTGGGCCGACGAGCCCGCCTGGGGCGAACAGCCTCCCGTCGCGGGCTATGTGCACCGCCTGATGACACGGCGCGGCGCCCCGGCGGGAACGGGCCGCGCGATGCTGGCGCGCGCGGAGCGGCGGATCGCCGAGGCGGGCCGTGAGCGCTGCCGCCTGGACTGCGTGTCGTCCAACCCGCGGCTTAGGGACTACTACGAGGCCGCGGGCTACGAGGTCGTGGGGGAGCTGCCGGGGAAGGTGGCGGCGGACGGGAGCACGTACGGCGTGCTGCTCCTGGAGAAGGACCTGCGGGAGCTGGACCCGTCCGGCGCCTGACGGATCACCGCAGCGTCGACACCTTCGAGCCGTCCGCGAGCCGCCCGGTCAGCCCGGCGCGCGCGCCCTGCCGCAGGGGGGCGGCCACGGTGTTGCCGGGAATCTGGGACCCGCCGGACGCCCTGACCGAGACGACGTCCTTGCTGCCGCCGCCCAGCAGGTACCAGTTCCCGCCCCGGGACTTCCACCGCACTCCCGCGAGCACCGACGGCTCCCGAGCCCCGCACGCCGCGGAGTCCTCGGCCTTCGCAGCGACCGCCGCGGCGCCCGCCGCCTGGAACTGCGCGAGGGCCCGGCCTCCGTCGCCCCGCCAGGTGTCGGCGCGCGTGCAGAGCCAGACCGCGGGGCCGTTCGCCTCGGGCAGCGCCTGACGGGCGTACTGCCAGGAGTTCACGGAGCGCACGCCGTTCGAGCGCGCGTCGGTGAGCGAGCAGGCGGCCGACGACCAGTTCGCGGCCGTGGCCTCGCGCGGAGCCTGCGGGCGGCCCGCGGTGAGATGGGCGGGGACGAGCTCGCCGAGGTCGGTGGAGAGTCGATTCGCCCCGGAGTCGTCCCGCAGCTGCAGAGCGTTCCAGGAGGTGCACGCGCGGGCCTGCGCCGGACTGGCGAACGGCTGCGTGACACCGTCGCCGTCCCGCTTCAGGGCGTCGGCGCTCTTCTCCGGCTTCAGCAGGTCGCGTACGGCGACAGCACCCACCCAGGGCGCGGTCAGGTACCGGACGTTGCCGTCGACGCGGTTCACCACCACGGCGCCCGCCTCGGCGGCCGTCGCGCCGTCCACGCGCGCGAAGTCGAGCGCGGCTCCGCTGGTGCCGTCCTTGGGCTCGGCATACCGCACGATGCGCAGTCCGTCGTACAGGAGCACGACCCGGGCCGCGTCGACCTCACCGGCGAAGAGCAGCTGCGCGGGGCCGGGAGGGGCGCCGGCCGCCGTGCCGGGCGTGGCGGAGACCTGCACCGATTCGCCGGGGCGGGCCCAGACGGCCAGGGCGCGCCGCAGCAGGGCGTGGTCGTCGGTGAGGGCGCCCCTGGCGGGCCACGCGGAGAAGTCGGCGCGGGCGGAATGCTTCCACGCACCGGCCGCGACCTTCGTCAACTGCCCCGGGTCGAGAGCGGCCTGCCCCGCCGGGTTCCGCGCGTAGGCGGGCGCGGCGGCCCCGTCGGGGCCCCAGCCGCCGCCCGGCAGGCCGAGCAGCGCGCCGCAGACCAGGGTGGCGGCCAGCGCGATGCCCGCGGCCTTCATGTGCTGCCTGCGGCGCATCAGGTCGGTGGGCCGCGCCTGCAGCGAGCAGGGGTCGAACTCGGGGGACCTGAGCAGGTCGTACGCCGCGTCCACCCCGTCGACCTGGGCGAGGGCCGCCGCCGGGTCGTCGACTCCGGCGGCGGCGAGCACCTTGCGTACGTCCCCGTCGGGGAGGCGCTCAAGACCGCGCAGCACGTACGCGGCCCGAGCGGGGCCCGAGAGTGCCGCGAGCCTCTGGTCGAGGGCGAGTTCGTCGGCGCCCCCCGACCGCGGAAAGAGCCGGAGCCCCCAGACCTGCGGAAGCAGCGGGGGCAGCTGTGAGCGCTTGGGCCAGGCCTTGCGCCGCAGCGGAAGCCCCGCGTCAAGCGCCGTGCGGACGACGCGCAGCCGTACGTACGCGTATCCGGGGTCGCCGTTGCGCCCTTCCCCCGAACGCTGCTCCGGGATGACCTCCGCGTCGCCCGGCCTGCTGTTGCGGGGCAGTGCGCGCTGGGTCAGGGCGTGGGCGGTCAGGACCCGCCGGTTGCGCCCGAGGCTGGGCGGCAGCACCAGATAGGCGAGCCGCACCAGGCGCGGGTAGTGCTCGACGAGGGCGGCCTCGGCCTGCTCGACATCGACGACGGCGGAGAGATCCTGGGGCGGGGAGGGGGACTTCACATTCGACGACACGTTCAGCAAAACGAGCGAATCGTCGGATGGTCACCTCTCCGTGAGCTGTCGAGCATAGTTTCCCATCGACCGCTGGTAGCGGGGGAGGTGGGCCGCGAGGGCCTCCAGGACCAGGGCCAGGCCCTCGCGCTCGCGGCCGAGGCTGGCGAGGCAGAGGGCCAGGGTGGCGCGGACGGCATCGTCCAACTCGTCGCTGGGAGCGCCGAGTTCACGTTCCAGCAGCGCGACGCCCTCCTCCGCCTGCCCGATGTTCCGCAGGGAGCTGCTGAGTTGGATGACGGTGCGCCGCCGCCGATACCCGTCGAGCCCCTTCGCCAGGGCCTCGCGGTACAGGGGTACGGCGCGGTCCGAGTGTCCGGTGGAGTCGAACGCGCAGGCCCGCTCGAACGGCCCGATGGGGCTGTCGGCGGGCAACTCCTCGACAAGCGAGTCGATGACTTTCCGGAATTCCTCGCCCCGGTCGTCGTACGCCTCCACCGTGGCCCACGCTTCGGCCACCCGCTGCTCCCACGCAATATCCATGGCCACACTGTCGCACAGCGTTACGCGTCGGTGCGGTGCACCAACCCCTCAGGCCACCCCCCACCCACTGAACGACACGGTCCCCCGCTCCCCGTCGCCCCCATTGGTCGCACTCATGAACAGCCCCACATCCTGCGCCGCCGCGACCCCCGCCACCGGAACACTCGCCACGACTTGCCAGTTGGCGCCCCCGTCCGTCGAGCAGGAGCCCGTCAGGGTGTCGCCCGACCGGGACAGCCGCAGCAGTACCGGAGCCTTGAGTCCCGTGATGCGCTTGTACGTGTCCAGGGTTCCGTCGCCCGTGGTGTCGTAGGACAGGACCACCCCGTTCGAAGGGGTGACCGCCAAGTTGACGAAGCCCGGGGAGCCCGGCACCTCCATGGCGTTGCGGGCGATCAGGCCCGCCCTGGCCCAGGGGCCCGTGACCGCCTGGGTGTCGACCCGGACCGTCACCGAGACGCCGCTGCGCAGCGCGCCCTCCCGGTACAGCGTGCCGAACTCGGTCGTCCCCTTCCACAGGTCCGCACCCGCCCCGTCGATCGCGTACCGCCCGTCCAGTTCGCCGAACACCGCGGCGTTGTTCGAGTAGCGGTGCCACCCCGCTCCCACCGGGCCCGCCTCGTAGAGCACCCCCTCGTGCACGGCCTCCACCCGCCGCTCGCCCGCGGGGCCGTACCGCACGGCGATCTCGTACGGAAGCGGCCGCAGCGGACGGTCCAGCGGGGTGTCCGGCGCGCTCGCCCGCCACGCCACCTTTCCCGTGCCCGCCGGAGCGACCCGGGGCAGCGACACCGGACCGGAAGGCTCCGCGTCGATCCCGGTCAGCCGGAAGTCGACGCGGCCCGTGGCCCGCAGTCCGTTGACGTTGCGGAACACCGCCTCGACACGTGCGTGCCCGCCGGGCGGAAGCGACGCCGGGTCGGCGGTGACCTTCAGGGACCCCTGGTAGGGGGCCCGGGCCAGCACCTCCCGTACCCGTGCGGCCGTCCGGTACGTGTCGCCGGTTCCCCGCAGCGGATAGTCCTTGCGCTCCCGCGTCCACGGCTCCTCCACCGCGAACCAGTCCACCGCCTTCGGCTCCCGCCCCGCGGTCAGCGCGTCGGACAGCTCGTCGAGCCACTTCTGCCAGCGGGGCACGTAGAAGTCGGCCATCAGACCGGACCACTCACGGTTGCCGTACTCGTGCAGCTTCCCGCCGTCGGACGTCGACCGGCCGCCCCACACCGTGATCAGCACCTTGGCGGTCCGCTCGAACTCCGCGCGCTCCGCCTCGCTCGTGCCCATCCTGCGCGCCGACTCGACCCAAGGGCCCAGCAGGAAAGCCGGGTTGGTCCCCGTCAGCTCGTCCGAAAGACGCATCAGCCGCAGCCACAGCGTCGACAGCGTGCGGAAGGTGTCCGCGTCCCCGCGCCGGTACGCGCTCCGCAGCTGCGGCAGCAACTGCCGGCTCCGGTGCGCGAGCGCCTGCCGGGCCACGTCCACCAGGTCGTACCGGTACGCGGCACTGCCCCGCAGTGCCCCACGCACCCCGAGGAGCCCGGCGAACGCCGCGTCGAACCGGCCGGGGTCGTAGGCCAGGGCACGCGGCGCGTACTCGGCGGCGCGGTTCGCCGCCAGGTCGGGGCGTGCCGCGAAGAGTGAGTCGTGCGGGTCGCTCCGCTCGACGGCGTTGTGCTGGTAGGCGGTGTCGTACAGTGCCCGCCAGGCCCGCAGCGCGTCGGCGTCACGGCCGCCGTAGCGGAAGCCCGCGTAGCCGTCGAACCAGGATTTCAGGTCCAGTTTCTCGTCCGACCAGGCGAGTTCGGAGAAGAGCTCGAAGGCGGCCGGGTCCCGGTCCGTCGCCTCCGGCATGAACGCCGTGCCCACGAGCGCGCTGCCGCCCTTGTCCCGCCACGCGAAGAACTTGTCGTTCCAGATGTGGGCGCGGGCGCCGATCGTCGTACGGCCCCCAAAGTTCGGGATGGTCCCGAACGCGTACGGCGTGCCGCCCCAGTCCTTCTCGCGGTCGGTGACGCTCTTGAACCGGTCGGAGACCCCGTCCACGATCAGCATCCGCCGCCGGTCGATCGCGTCGAGCAGCTCGGGCAGCGGATTGGCCTCCCAGCCGAGGATCACCCAGGTCGCACCGGGGCGGGCCTTGCGCAGGGCCGCCTCCACGCCCCGCGCCGCGTCCGGCACCGGGACGTCCCCGGCCGTGCCGCCCTCGTGCAGCAGGTCCATCTTGAAGTTCTCGGCGGCCCCGAAGAGCTGCTCCTGGTGCCGGTAGAAGGAACCGGCGACCTTCGCGAAGGACGCGGTGCGGGGGTCAAGCCAGTCGGGCCGCTTGAACCCGTGCCAGGTGCCCTGCGGCACCACTCGCGCGTCCCCGCCGTTGCGCGCCACGAAGCCGTCGGGAACGTGCCCGTAGTAGCCGGGAAGCACCGGCGCCATGCCCAGCGAGCGCAGCCGGTCCACGATCTTGCGTCCCAGCTCTGCCCGGTCCGCGATGACCTCGGGGGACAGCGGCCCGCCGTACCCCGAGAGGTTCTGCAGCAGCCACCACGCCTGGTGCGACGGCGCGGGCAGCCAGGCGCGGGCCTCCGCGTCGCTGTAGCCGAAGTCCTTGAGCACCCGGTGGTAGACGGCCTCCGCCCCGGCGATCACCAGGACCTCGTTGCAGCCGTGCAGGGCGAGGATGTCGATCATCCGTTCCCAGTACGCCCAGTCGGCGTACGGCGCGGTGTAC
This Streptomyces sp. NBC_01283 DNA region includes the following protein-coding sequences:
- a CDS encoding phosphatase PAP2 family protein; the encoded protein is MGEMTVTTLEGQQRPTTSPIAGEREDRNGRAFLRRLRTPRRPRLWFEILLIAVSYWTYSLVRNAVPEQKSQALRNADWIWQAEQHLGIAVEQSVNHAVNSVTWLIVGMNYYYATLHFVVTLGVLVWLFRSHPGRYAATRMVLFATTAVALLGYYLYPLAPPRLMNGHDFIDTVLVHQTWGSMASGDLKHMSNQYAAMPSMHIGWSLWCGLTIFALASTPWAKVLGLLYPTATLIVIVATANHFWLDAVGGMLCLAFGFAVAWAWYGTMPHRLPREVALREGEGRAPLLPAKLWARFKA
- a CDS encoding LacI family DNA-binding transcriptional regulator, which produces MTARLADIAAQAGVSEATVSRVLNGKPGVAGATRQSVLAALDVLGYERPVRLRRRSAGLIGLITPELENPIFPALAQVIGQALTRQGYTPVLATQTPGGSTEDELTEMLVDRGVSGIIFVSGLHADTSADMQRYEQLRAQGVPFVLVDGFSPKVQAPFISPDDRAAMRLAVTHLVSLGHTRIGLALGPKRFVPVQRKIEGFVRTVRDQLALPPEEIESELVQHSLYTLEGGQAAASALLDRGCTAVVCASDMMALGAIRTARQRGFEVPDDISVVGFDDSPLIAFTDPPLTTVRKPVPAMGQAAVRTLLEEIGGTPAPHSEFVFMPELVVRGSTASSPRGRTRP
- a CDS encoding glycoside hydrolase family 13 protein — encoded protein: MTQHVTAALPADAPDDDSTRHEWWRDAVIYQVYPRSFADGNGDGMGDLPGITARLPHLERLGVDAVWLSPFYASPQADAGYDVADYRAVDPMFGTLPDADDLVREAHALGLRVIVDVVPNHCSDQHEWFQRALREGPGSPLRERFHFRPGKGDDGRRPPNDWESVFGGPAWTRVADGEWYLHLFAPEQPDFNWEHPAVHDEFRSILRYWLDLGIDGFRIDVAHGLVKAAGLPDIGHEEQVKLLGKQAVPYFDQDGVHEIYRDWRRILDEYPGDRIAVAEAWTPTVERSARYLRAGELHQAFNFEYLTTGWDAAALRAVVDRSLAAMNAVGAPATWVLSNHDVVRHSTRFADGDAARGLRRAKAATLLMLALPGSAYIYQGEELGLPEVTELPDEVRQDPAFFRSTGQDGTRDGCRVPLPWSGERAPFGFGPVEGGPSWLPQPEEWQDLSVRAQEGDPASTLEFYRRALAVRREHPALGAGRGVEWLDAPEGVLSFRRTTPRGSVVCTVNLTAGPVTVPSPGTVLVASAETASGTDGTILPADSTVWWAA
- a CDS encoding SpoIIE family protein phosphatase; translation: MSVKGKAVSTVSTVLVVDDVPASRYALSAVLRRDGHRVLLAASASEALIELDVRMRAGDLPDVALVDVGLPDMSGYELCRRIKQLPPIAGLPVVHFSAASRPPADRCRGLDAGGESYLTVPAEPEEIQAVVRAAARGARTRSDAQLRAGRLALLAGTILAVQSARCLGELADAAATGAERLTECPATVFVLGVGGEIHRGLSRRGAVASLPDHGAHEAVARLMRRVMSGRSGVRHTLVPAPLWPSGFFRSVGATGQWGDGTPEEADLVLARLREGRTLVCLATPAYREGLPDETGHLVERLAHATALAAEPLVMYEEERHVALTLQRSFLPSKLPELPGTDVVVRYEPASRQTEIGGDFYAALPTPDGVLAGIGDVVGHSLEAATVMVEIRHALRAYCVEDADPGALARRLDRMLQQYYPGVTATMCLSLVDPATGHTRIANAGHIPPLVVRDRGTAAYVDVRGPLLGLGLDRPRPSEIRLGRNERLLMVTDGLIETRGTDLAVSMEQLRIAAAGAPRGVADLCDTLLACFGHEREDDIALLALRRKN
- a CDS encoding metal-dependent hydrolase — its product is MSNTQSREPKPVASEHIPLKARKVSFSWEDTPLHWVPGDPFATHTINVLHLLLPAGERWFVHVYKQVLPYIRDDRLREDVIGFIGQEAMHAQAHDEVLPHLKEQGLDPTPYTAQVDWLFEKMLGDRTLPPGKARKWWLMERVAMIAAIEHYTAFLGNWVLNAAELDRRGADPTMLDLLRWHGAEEVEHRSVAFDLFMHVDGSYRRRARTWATAFTALVFLWQRGARFFMENDPTLIGGKASFKDFYQGGKQGTLPTTPDMIRSIPRYLSRAYHPSHEGSTAQAVAYLASSPAATAAETATESLPKGAH